In bacterium, one genomic interval encodes:
- a CDS encoding response regulator transcription factor, with the protein MAEKIRTLIVDDEPLAREGIRMLLEPDSGFSIVAEAGNGAEAIEMIRLHHPDLVFLDIQMPGMNGFDVLKALDGEPMPLIVFVTAYDSYAIRAFEVHAVDYVLKPVDPARFQTSLERIKSDLQLRRGGAITARMTALLEALRREEVKIDTRGFLERFVIKEGDRIYFVNTDDVDWIEAADYYVQLHTGKKTHLIRETLNRLETQLDPAKFIRIHRSTIVNSTRIKELKRHFQSEFIVILQDGTNLKMSRSYRDNLSGFLGEKD; encoded by the coding sequence ATGGCTGAGAAGATCCGGACTCTGATCGTCGATGATGAACCGCTCGCCCGCGAAGGAATTCGCATGTTGCTGGAGCCGGATTCCGGTTTCTCCATCGTTGCCGAGGCCGGCAATGGCGCCGAAGCGATTGAGATGATCCGCCTCCACCACCCCGACCTCGTTTTTCTCGATATCCAGATGCCCGGCATGAACGGCTTTGATGTCCTTAAGGCGCTTGACGGCGAACCGATGCCGCTGATCGTCTTCGTCACCGCCTATGACAGCTACGCAATCCGCGCCTTCGAGGTTCACGCGGTCGACTATGTCCTCAAACCGGTCGACCCGGCACGTTTCCAGACCTCCCTCGAACGGATCAAGTCCGACCTGCAATTGCGTCGGGGCGGCGCGATCACCGCTCGCATGACTGCACTGCTTGAGGCCCTCCGCCGCGAAGAAGTCAAGATCGATACCCGCGGCTTTCTCGAACGATTTGTCATCAAAGAAGGCGACCGGATCTACTTCGTTAACACCGACGATGTCGACTGGATCGAGGCTGCTGACTACTACGTCCAGCTCCACACCGGCAAGAAAACGCACTTGATCCGGGAAACACTCAATCGACTCGAAACGCAGCTCGACCCGGCCAAGTTCATTCGCATCCACCGTTCGACTATCGTCAACTCAACTCGCATTAAAGAACTGAAACGCCACTTCCAGTCGGAGTTCATCGTCATTCTGCAGGACGGCACCAATCTCAAGATGAGCCGCTCCTATCGCGACAACCTCTCCGGTTTCCTCGGCGAAAAGGATTGA
- a CDS encoding histidine kinase has translation MQADHPDRAPLLGQRRRRWLAALLVFGGALFISCFVAVLSHLRYVQKGLESDLWTWIKGESFDWFTWALLVPLIVWLAKHVRITRKSLLWSAPLHFLFAATTSSITLVIGVIGSVWAHKEQLTTDQLIDLCMREIIWMLPWSIFIYSGIVAVYYALDYYRQYNERELRASKLEAELTRAQLDTLHTQLQPHFLFNTLNSISVLMRKGEIDTAQRMLNRLSELLRHVLAKGGTQVIPLETELEIVKGYLEIEQVRFGDRLQVEMQIDDSALKAQVPSFVLQTLVENAVRHGLAQKSGIGHIRVTTMRNGESLTLKVEDDGVGLATPSQSRGEGVGLRSTRTRLAALYGEQHHFSLSTPPTGGTIALLEIPYRSEEQSTHG, from the coding sequence GCCGCGCTGTTGGTTTTCGGCGGTGCGCTCTTCATCTCCTGTTTTGTGGCAGTCCTGAGCCACCTTCGCTATGTGCAGAAGGGACTGGAGTCCGATCTCTGGACCTGGATCAAGGGAGAATCTTTCGACTGGTTCACCTGGGCGCTGCTTGTCCCGCTGATCGTTTGGCTGGCCAAACATGTCCGGATCACCCGTAAATCGCTCCTCTGGTCTGCCCCGCTTCACTTTCTTTTTGCGGCGACCACCTCCTCGATCACTCTGGTTATTGGCGTGATCGGCTCTGTTTGGGCGCACAAAGAACAACTCACCACCGATCAACTGATCGACCTCTGCATGCGCGAGATCATCTGGATGCTCCCCTGGTCGATCTTCATCTACTCAGGCATTGTCGCTGTTTACTACGCGCTCGACTATTATCGCCAGTACAATGAGCGGGAACTACGCGCTTCCAAACTCGAAGCAGAACTGACCCGCGCCCAACTCGATACGCTGCATACCCAGTTACAGCCGCATTTTCTCTTTAATACGCTCAATTCAATATCGGTCCTGATGCGCAAAGGTGAGATCGACACCGCCCAGCGAATGCTCAACCGCCTCAGCGAACTGCTCCGCCATGTCCTCGCCAAAGGCGGTACACAGGTTATCCCGCTCGAAACAGAGCTTGAGATAGTCAAAGGCTACCTGGAGATTGAACAGGTTCGTTTTGGTGATCGCCTGCAGGTGGAAATGCAGATCGATGACAGCGCCCTTAAAGCCCAGGTCCCGTCATTTGTCCTCCAGACCCTTGTCGAGAATGCCGTGCGCCACGGCCTCGCGCAAAAGTCAGGCATCGGCCATATTCGCGTCACCACCATGCGGAATGGTGAAAGTCTCACGCTCAAAGTTGAAGACGACGGCGTCGGCCTCGCTACCCCCTCGCAAAGCCGCGGTGAAGGAGTCGGCCTGCGCTCTACCCGCACCCGACTTGCCGCACTTTATGGCGAACAACACCATTTCAGCCTCTCCACGCCGCCTACCGGCGGGACTATCGCCTTGCTGGAGATCCCCTATCGTTCTGAGGAGCAATCGACTCATGGCTGA